From the Nocardiopsis changdeensis genome, one window contains:
- the groL gene encoding chaperonin GroEL (60 kDa chaperone family; promotes refolding of misfolded polypeptides especially under stressful conditions; forms two stacked rings of heptamers to form a barrel-shaped 14mer; ends can be capped by GroES; misfolded proteins enter the barrel where they are refolded when GroES binds), whose translation MPKILEFEDGARRALERGVDRLADAVKVTLGPRGRNVVIDKKFGAPTITNDGVTVAREIELDDPYENLGAQLVKEVATKTNDAAGDGTTTATVLAQALVREGLRSVAAGASPMSLKKGIDAAAAKVSEILLERARPVEERADIAYVATNSAQDAQIGDLIAEAFDKVGKDGVITVEESPTFGLDLEFTEGLQFDKGYISPYFVTDGDRQEAVLEDAQILISQGKISNLNELLPLLEKIVQNKKPLLIIAEDIEGDALGALVLNKIRGTLNVAAVKAPGFGERRKAMLQDIAILTGGQVIAEEVGLTLENADVDVLGNARRITVTKDTTTVVDGAGEQSEVEDRISQIRKEIEASDSDWDREKLQERLAKLAGGVSVLRVGAATEVELKEKKHRLEDAISATRAAIEEGIVAGGGASLVHASTALDDLGLTGDEATGVGIVRRALTQPARWIAENAGAEGFVVVHRVSEMEVGHGYNAAKGTYGDLTAEGIIDPVKVSRSAVQNAASIAGMLLTTEVLVADKPEDEGDDDGHGHGH comes from the coding sequence ATGCCGAAGATCCTGGAGTTCGAGGACGGCGCCCGCCGCGCCCTCGAGCGGGGCGTCGACCGCCTCGCCGACGCCGTCAAGGTGACGCTGGGCCCGCGCGGCCGCAACGTCGTCATCGACAAGAAGTTCGGTGCCCCGACCATCACCAACGACGGTGTGACCGTCGCGCGTGAGATCGAGCTGGACGACCCCTACGAGAACCTGGGCGCCCAGCTCGTCAAGGAGGTCGCCACCAAGACCAACGACGCCGCGGGCGACGGCACCACCACCGCCACGGTGCTGGCCCAGGCGCTGGTCCGCGAGGGCCTGCGCAGCGTCGCCGCCGGCGCCTCCCCGATGTCCCTGAAGAAGGGCATCGACGCCGCGGCCGCCAAGGTGTCCGAGATCCTGCTGGAGCGCGCCCGCCCCGTCGAGGAGCGCGCGGACATCGCCTACGTCGCCACCAACTCCGCCCAGGACGCCCAGATCGGCGACCTGATCGCCGAGGCGTTCGACAAGGTCGGCAAGGACGGCGTCATCACCGTCGAGGAGTCCCCGACCTTCGGGCTGGACCTGGAGTTCACCGAGGGCCTCCAGTTCGACAAGGGCTACATCTCGCCCTACTTCGTGACCGACGGCGACCGCCAGGAGGCGGTGCTGGAGGACGCGCAGATCCTCATCAGCCAGGGCAAGATCTCCAACCTGAACGAGCTCCTCCCGCTGCTGGAGAAGATCGTCCAGAACAAGAAGCCGCTGCTGATCATCGCCGAGGACATCGAGGGCGACGCCCTGGGCGCCCTGGTGCTCAACAAGATCCGCGGCACCCTGAACGTCGCCGCGGTCAAGGCCCCCGGCTTCGGCGAGCGCCGCAAGGCCATGCTCCAGGACATCGCGATCCTCACCGGCGGCCAGGTCATCGCCGAGGAGGTCGGCCTCACCCTGGAGAACGCCGACGTCGACGTGCTGGGCAACGCCCGCCGCATCACCGTCACCAAGGACACCACCACCGTCGTGGACGGTGCCGGCGAGCAGTCCGAGGTCGAGGACCGCATCTCCCAGATCCGCAAGGAGATCGAGGCCAGCGACTCCGACTGGGACCGCGAGAAGCTCCAGGAGCGCCTGGCCAAGCTGGCCGGCGGCGTCTCGGTGCTGCGCGTGGGCGCGGCCACCGAGGTCGAGCTCAAGGAGAAGAAGCACCGCCTCGAGGACGCCATCTCGGCGACCCGCGCGGCCATCGAGGAGGGCATCGTCGCCGGCGGCGGCGCCTCCCTGGTGCACGCCTCCACCGCCCTGGACGACCTGGGCCTGACCGGCGACGAGGCCACCGGTGTGGGCATCGTGCGCCGCGCCCTGACCCAGCCCGCCCGCTGGATCGCCGAGAACGCCGGCGCCGAGGGCTTCGTGGTGGTCCACCGCGTCTCCGAGATGGAGGTCGGCCACGGCTACAACGCCGCCAAGGGCACCTACGGCGACCTGACCGCGGAGGGCATCATCGACCCGGTCAAGGTCTCCCGCTCCGCCGTGCAGAACGCCGCCTCCATCGCGGGCATGCTGCTGACCACCGAGGTGCTGGTTGCGGACAAGCCCGAGGACGAGGGCGACGACGACGGCCACGGCCACGGCCACTGA
- a CDS encoding glycosyl hydrolase, with protein sequence MRDPAGPDREPDGFAHTRRSFLGLGAATGAAVALGLPAAPAAASPVAPAAPARRAFADAFVDPAAAARARFRWWWPHGLVDLREIEREVDQIADAGFGGMEIADVHHSSDEDLDPGGHGWGTDAWRAALETALARAEERGVTMDVTIGPSWPAAVPTVTPQDTAAARELAHGAHFLASGESVTGPLPEPVVEPADGVTERTLVAVQALRLADGAAPGDKVCALVPDTLVDLTGAVEGEELAWTAPGGGDGSTWVLLAHWERGSGQRPEGGPHTDPVSYVVDHFGAAGARAVTDFWEEHILTDRLRALLAGPAGGSVFEDSIEMETEATLWTHGLPEAFRDHHGYDVLPYLPVLVRVDEKKVFTFDPDTDRRALDDFNDLLGRAYTDHHVVPLRDWAHGLGMTYRIQPYGLQTDALVKTALVDIAEGESLGFKNLDDFRSLAGGRDLAGKRILSSEAGAVYGGSYSTTWEQTVRTVSREYSAGVNLAVLHGFSYADAPGVRWPGFAAFTPYGGSGVGYSESWGPRHPTWQHVPDTAGFFARAQYALQWGTPRTDVVFLRQKGYAGSGFGAAHFSSTGVRQGWTHQFASPRLLEITDPKVSGGRLAPDGPGYGLLVFEGDAFNGRVPTLPLETARRLLGYARDGLKILVVGDWSAPQQPGVDQDGAAELAGVLADLLAEPTVHRVGTREEIPAGLSALDARPDVSYAEPSPLLHTRRRGDDMELYYFTNGSDTEGVDHEVTLSTTVREAYPFSLDLWTGRIEPLPLHRAEADAVTVPVRLAPGASTVIALARPTWGAQLGSAGDRVSPGLLRRLRLSATDADAVRVVDGAAVVRMSEPGTCTTTYADGSTVRSTVDRVGPEVELTSWELEVEDWRPGGSATETEVRTHEISLSGLAPWTGIEGLADVSGIGRYTATVELGEGWTGGHGAHLDLGRVSDTFRVTVNGTALPPCDRSTASVDVGPWLRAGENTIEVEVATTLINRMRVFRPEVYGGVRRQEYGLIGPVRLVPYGQTAL encoded by the coding sequence ATGCGTGACCCGGCAGGACCGGACCGGGAGCCGGACGGCTTCGCCCACACCCGGCGGTCCTTCCTCGGCCTGGGCGCCGCCACGGGCGCGGCCGTCGCCCTCGGCCTCCCGGCGGCCCCGGCCGCGGCGTCCCCGGTGGCCCCCGCGGCCCCCGCCCGCAGGGCCTTCGCGGACGCCTTCGTCGACCCGGCCGCCGCCGCGCGCGCTCGGTTCCGCTGGTGGTGGCCGCACGGCCTGGTCGACCTCCGCGAGATCGAGCGGGAGGTCGACCAGATCGCCGACGCCGGGTTCGGCGGCATGGAGATCGCCGACGTCCACCACAGCTCCGACGAGGACCTGGACCCCGGAGGCCACGGCTGGGGCACCGACGCCTGGCGCGCGGCGCTGGAGACCGCGCTGGCCCGCGCGGAGGAGCGCGGCGTGACGATGGACGTCACCATCGGCCCGTCCTGGCCCGCCGCCGTCCCCACCGTCACCCCCCAGGACACGGCGGCCGCCCGCGAACTCGCCCATGGGGCGCACTTCCTCGCCTCGGGGGAGAGCGTCACCGGGCCGCTGCCGGAACCGGTGGTCGAGCCCGCCGACGGTGTGACGGAGCGGACCCTGGTCGCCGTCCAGGCCCTGCGCCTGGCGGACGGCGCCGCCCCCGGGGACAAGGTGTGCGCGCTCGTCCCCGACACGCTGGTCGACCTCACCGGCGCCGTGGAGGGCGAGGAGCTGGCCTGGACCGCCCCCGGCGGCGGCGACGGCTCCACCTGGGTTCTCCTGGCCCACTGGGAGCGCGGCTCCGGGCAGCGGCCCGAGGGCGGCCCGCACACCGACCCCGTCTCCTACGTGGTCGACCACTTCGGCGCGGCGGGCGCCCGGGCGGTCACCGACTTCTGGGAGGAGCACATCCTCACCGACCGGCTGCGCGCACTCCTGGCGGGGCCCGCGGGCGGCTCGGTCTTCGAGGACTCCATCGAGATGGAGACCGAGGCGACGCTGTGGACCCACGGCCTGCCCGAAGCCTTCCGGGACCACCACGGCTACGACGTGCTGCCCTACCTGCCGGTGCTCGTGCGCGTGGACGAGAAGAAGGTCTTCACCTTCGACCCCGACACCGACCGCCGGGCCCTGGACGACTTCAACGATCTGCTCGGCCGGGCCTACACCGACCACCACGTCGTCCCCCTGCGGGACTGGGCGCACGGCCTGGGCATGACCTACCGCATCCAGCCCTACGGCCTCCAGACCGACGCCCTCGTCAAGACGGCCCTGGTCGACATCGCCGAGGGCGAGTCGCTCGGGTTCAAGAACCTCGACGACTTCCGCTCCCTGGCCGGCGGCCGGGACCTGGCAGGCAAGCGGATCCTCTCCAGCGAGGCCGGCGCGGTCTACGGCGGCTCCTACAGCACCACCTGGGAACAGACGGTGCGGACCGTGTCCCGGGAGTACTCCGCCGGGGTCAACCTGGCCGTCCTGCACGGGTTCTCCTACGCCGACGCCCCCGGGGTGCGGTGGCCGGGCTTCGCCGCCTTCACCCCCTACGGCGGCAGCGGGGTGGGGTACAGCGAGTCCTGGGGGCCGCGCCACCCGACCTGGCAGCACGTCCCCGACACGGCCGGCTTCTTCGCCCGCGCCCAGTACGCGCTCCAGTGGGGCACGCCCAGGACGGACGTGGTCTTCCTGCGGCAGAAGGGCTACGCGGGCTCGGGCTTCGGCGCCGCCCACTTCAGCTCCACCGGGGTCCGCCAGGGGTGGACCCACCAGTTCGCCTCCCCCCGCCTGCTGGAGATCACCGACCCGAAGGTGTCGGGCGGGCGGCTGGCACCGGACGGCCCCGGCTACGGCCTGCTGGTGTTCGAGGGCGACGCCTTCAACGGCAGGGTGCCCACGCTGCCCCTGGAGACGGCGCGGCGCCTGCTCGGATACGCCCGCGACGGCCTGAAGATCCTGGTGGTCGGCGACTGGAGCGCGCCGCAGCAGCCCGGTGTCGACCAGGACGGGGCGGCGGAGCTGGCCGGGGTCCTGGCCGACCTGCTCGCCGAGCCCACCGTCCACCGGGTCGGGACCCGCGAGGAGATCCCCGCGGGCCTGTCCGCGCTGGACGCCCGGCCGGACGTGTCCTACGCCGAGCCGTCACCCCTGCTGCACACCCGCCGCCGGGGCGACGACATGGAGCTGTACTACTTCACCAACGGGTCCGACACGGAGGGCGTGGACCACGAGGTCACCCTCTCCACCACGGTCCGGGAGGCCTACCCGTTCTCCCTGGACCTGTGGACCGGCCGCATCGAGCCGCTGCCGCTGCACCGCGCCGAGGCGGACGCGGTCACCGTGCCGGTGCGGCTGGCCCCGGGGGCCTCGACGGTCATCGCCCTGGCCCGCCCGACCTGGGGTGCCCAGCTGGGGTCCGCCGGGGACCGGGTGTCCCCGGGACTGCTGAGGAGGCTGAGGCTGTCGGCCACGGACGCCGACGCGGTGCGCGTGGTCGACGGGGCCGCGGTGGTCCGGATGTCCGAGCCGGGCACCTGCACGACCACCTACGCCGACGGCTCGACGGTCCGGAGCACCGTCGATCGGGTCGGCCCGGAGGTGGAGCTCACCTCCTGGGAGCTGGAGGTGGAGGACTGGCGGCCGGGCGGCTCGGCCACCGAGACCGAGGTGCGGACCCACGAGATCTCCCTGTCCGGGCTCGCGCCGTGGACGGGGATCGAGGGCCTGGCCGACGTCTCCGGCATCGGCCGCTACACGGCCACGGTGGAGCTGGGCGAGGGGTGGACGGGCGGCCACGGAGCCCACCTCGACCTCGGCCGGGTGAGCGACACGTTCCGCGTCACGGTCAACGGCACCGCCCTGCCGCCCTGCGACCGGTCCACCGCCTCGGTCGATGTGGGCCCGTGGCTGCGGGCGGGGGAGAACACCATCGAGGTGGAGGTCGCCACGACCCTCATCAACCGGATGCGGGTCTTCCGGCCCGAGGTCTACGGCGGGGTGCGCCGCCAGGAGTACGGGCTGATCGGCCCGGTCCGGCTGGTGCCCTACGGGCAGACGGCCCTGTGA
- a CDS encoding zinc-binding dehydrogenase produces the protein MFAITAARSSFDDPLSALEAGERPDPGPRDGWTTVDVRAASLNHHDLWSLRGVGLPADRLPMILGCDAAGVDEDGNEVIVHGVVEDGAGRPTILSEKYDGTFAERVLVPRANLLPKPPELSFEEAACLPTAWLTAYSMLFGKIDLRPGSTILVQGAGGGVSVALVRLAVRAGHRVYVTSRDEAKRKKALELGAYAAVPTGERLPERVDAVFESVGQATWAHSVRSLKPGGAIVVCGATSGDAPPAELTRVFFLQLRVIGSTMGTRDELAGLTEMCARTGVRPVIDRVLPLERAAEGFRAMADGGLFGKIVFTV, from the coding sequence ATGTTCGCGATCACAGCAGCACGCTCTTCCTTCGACGACCCCCTCTCCGCCCTCGAAGCCGGCGAGCGCCCCGACCCCGGGCCCCGGGACGGCTGGACCACGGTCGACGTCCGGGCGGCCTCCCTCAACCACCATGACCTGTGGAGCCTGCGCGGCGTCGGCCTCCCGGCCGACCGCCTCCCGATGATCCTGGGCTGCGACGCCGCCGGGGTCGACGAGGACGGCAACGAGGTCATCGTCCACGGCGTCGTCGAGGACGGCGCGGGCCGACCGACGATCCTGTCCGAGAAGTACGACGGCACCTTCGCCGAGCGGGTGCTCGTGCCCCGGGCCAACCTGCTGCCCAAGCCGCCGGAGCTGTCCTTCGAGGAGGCGGCCTGCCTGCCCACGGCATGGCTGACCGCGTACAGCATGCTGTTCGGCAAGATCGACCTGCGCCCCGGCTCGACGATCCTCGTGCAGGGCGCGGGCGGCGGCGTGTCCGTGGCGCTGGTCAGGCTCGCGGTGCGGGCCGGGCACCGGGTGTACGTGACGAGCCGGGACGAGGCCAAGCGCAAGAAGGCCCTGGAACTGGGCGCCTACGCGGCGGTGCCGACGGGGGAGCGCCTGCCGGAGCGGGTGGACGCGGTGTTCGAGTCGGTGGGCCAGGCCACCTGGGCGCACTCGGTGCGCTCCCTCAAGCCCGGCGGCGCCATCGTCGTCTGCGGCGCCACCAGCGGCGACGCCCCGCCGGCCGAGCTGACCCGGGTGTTCTTCCTCCAGCTGCGGGTCATCGGCTCCACGATGGGCACCCGGGACGAGTTGGCGGGCCTGACGGAGATGTGCGCCCGCACGGGCGTGCGGCCGGTGATCGACCGGGTGCTGCCGCTGGAGCGCGCCGCCGAGGGCTTCCGGGCGATGGCCGACGGCGGGCTCTTCGGCAAGATCGTCTTCACGGTCTGA
- a CDS encoding CPBP family intramembrane glutamic endopeptidase, giving the protein MTEPPRNRLRRQPGAPLRRALPLREIAFFVLVAYALAWAVHAPLLLGGTGPDDPAYGLAATVYMFTPAVAAAAVTLFVWRPSGFARALGLAARGSWRRAGGYSLLAFALMPLLGFAAALAAGLVGAVRLDLVDFSGLREVLPDFVPDLAAAMPDSGFPWAAFLAALGVVLVSSVPALVLAFGEELGWRGYLLPRLLPLGVWPALAVSGAVWGLWHAPQLLIQYLHGGFDGAQVALFLVFCVVAGVVIGWFRLASGSVWPAVLAHGANNALNTIGFVTLSAAGSPVDGLLYPGGLGGLVGLGVLGAVAAVLALTGRLRVRDFDRVRTGGGAEEPATA; this is encoded by the coding sequence ATGACCGAACCCCCTCGAAACCGGCTCCGCCGACAGCCCGGCGCCCCGCTCCGGCGGGCCCTGCCCCTCCGCGAGATCGCCTTCTTCGTCCTCGTCGCGTACGCACTGGCGTGGGCGGTGCACGCACCCCTCCTCCTCGGCGGGACCGGGCCGGACGACCCCGCGTACGGGCTCGCCGCCACCGTCTACATGTTCACGCCCGCCGTGGCCGCGGCCGCCGTCACCCTCTTCGTGTGGCGGCCGTCCGGCTTCGCGCGCGCCCTGGGCCTGGCCGCCCGGGGGTCGTGGCGGCGGGCCGGCGGGTACTCGCTGCTCGCCTTCGCGCTGATGCCGCTGCTCGGTTTCGCGGCCGCCCTGGCCGCGGGCCTGGTCGGGGCCGTGCGGCTCGACCTGGTGGACTTCTCCGGCCTGCGGGAGGTCCTGCCCGACTTCGTCCCCGACCTGGCCGCGGCCATGCCCGACTCCGGGTTCCCGTGGGCCGCGTTCCTGGCGGCGCTGGGAGTGGTCCTGGTGTCGTCCGTGCCCGCCCTGGTGCTCGCCTTCGGCGAGGAGCTGGGCTGGCGCGGCTACCTGCTGCCCCGGCTCCTGCCGCTGGGGGTGTGGCCCGCGCTCGCGGTGAGCGGGGCGGTGTGGGGGCTGTGGCACGCTCCGCAGCTGCTCATCCAGTACCTGCACGGCGGGTTCGACGGCGCGCAGGTCGCCCTGTTCCTGGTCTTCTGCGTGGTGGCGGGCGTCGTCATCGGCTGGTTCCGGCTGGCCTCGGGGTCGGTGTGGCCCGCGGTGCTCGCGCACGGGGCCAACAACGCGCTGAACACGATCGGCTTCGTCACCCTGTCGGCCGCCGGGTCGCCCGTGGACGGCCTGCTGTACCCGGGCGGCCTGGGCGGCCTCGTGGGGCTGGGCGTCCTGGGCGCGGTGGCCGCGGTCCTCGCCCTCACCGGACGGCTCCGGGTGCGGGACTTCGACCGCGTCCGCACCGGTGGCGGCGCGGAGGAGCCCGCGACCGCCTGA
- a CDS encoding VOC family protein: protein MLRGLTTVTLWADDVAEAARWYTGVLGAEPYFERPGHGLPPGYVEFRTGDHQHELGIAGRGYAPPAARPGPGGAVVYWHVDDVEAALARLLELGAKEYEPLTVRGEGFVTASVVDPFGNVLGVMYNAHYLEMLRPRP, encoded by the coding sequence ATGCTGCGAGGACTCACCACCGTCACCCTGTGGGCCGACGACGTCGCCGAGGCGGCCCGCTGGTACACCGGGGTCCTGGGCGCCGAGCCCTACTTCGAGCGCCCCGGCCACGGCCTGCCGCCCGGGTACGTCGAGTTCCGGACCGGCGACCACCAGCACGAGCTCGGCATCGCCGGCCGCGGCTACGCGCCCCCGGCCGCGCGCCCGGGCCCGGGCGGCGCGGTCGTGTACTGGCACGTCGACGACGTCGAGGCCGCCCTGGCCCGGCTCCTGGAGCTGGGCGCGAAGGAGTACGAGCCGCTCACCGTCCGGGGCGAGGGCTTCGTGACCGCGTCGGTGGTCGACCCCTTCGGCAACGTCCTGGGGGTCATGTACAACGCCCACTACCTGGAGATGCTCCGGCCCCGCCCCTGA
- a CDS encoding sigma-70 family RNA polymerase sigma factor, whose protein sequence is MTDANARGGVTAQRPGTPGEPDPASRDTGLNHLGSRAVRGEDGAMDSLLREVRPMVVRYCRARLARVSGLAHYSDDVAQEVCIALLSAIPRYQDRGRPFASFVFGIAAHKVADTLRGAGRVELVSSDTVPDRPDEAPGPEEAAVRVIEAQRARELLDELPEQQRRLLVMRVIAGLTADETGHVLGMSAGAVRVAQHRAIARLRQVAVANRLLP, encoded by the coding sequence GTGACGGATGCAAACGCCCGGGGGGGCGTTACCGCGCAGCGGCCAGGAACACCGGGGGAACCCGATCCCGCGTCGCGCGACACCGGCCTGAACCACCTGGGGTCGCGGGCGGTCCGGGGTGAGGACGGCGCCATGGACTCGCTGCTCCGCGAGGTCCGCCCCATGGTGGTCCGCTACTGCCGTGCCCGGCTGGCCCGGGTCTCCGGTCTGGCGCACTACTCCGACGACGTGGCCCAGGAGGTCTGCATCGCCCTGCTCTCGGCGATCCCGCGCTACCAGGACCGGGGCCGCCCCTTCGCCTCCTTCGTCTTCGGCATCGCCGCGCACAAGGTGGCCGACACCCTGCGCGGTGCGGGCAGGGTGGAGCTGGTCTCCAGCGACACCGTTCCGGACCGCCCCGACGAGGCGCCCGGGCCGGAGGAGGCCGCGGTGCGGGTCATCGAGGCCCAGCGCGCGCGGGAGCTGCTCGACGAGCTCCCCGAACAGCAGCGCCGACTGCTGGTCATGAGGGTGATAGCAGGACTGACAGCGGATGAGACGGGACATGTACTTGGAATGTCGGCGGGCGCGGTACGGGTTGCCCAGCACCGGGCTATTGCTCGGCTTCGGCAGGTGGCCGTGGCGAACCGCCTCCTCCCCTGA
- a CDS encoding class I SAM-dependent methyltransferase has protein sequence MRAPAFEALLTEAGREVLASVDAESAARDALAAASRLREDPRVAALDPGLPVSELVNAVLTQISLRVRGRAKFGGLADRMYFTPNGLEQSTRRSVAEYRAERVARAHAGPAGDLCCGIGADLLALAARGIPVEGVELDPATAAVARANIGALGLEGTARVREGDVTEVSPGEYPLLVCDPARRGGRGRVFDPAAYSPPWDVAVALAEGAEAACLKAAPGIPHEALAPGADTEWISVDGELKEAALWFGALAGGPRRRATVLSERDGSRTHLDEDPGLGPAPVAPARRYLYDPDPAVVRSHLVAEAAARVDGALLDERIAYFTADAAVRSPLWRVLEVEEVLPFSLKRVRAALRERGVGTVTVMKRGSAVDTEKLRRGLKPSGPGTATVVLTRIGERPFALLCREAAATAV, from the coding sequence ATGCGCGCGCCCGCGTTCGAGGCCCTGCTGACCGAAGCGGGCCGGGAGGTCCTGGCGTCGGTGGACGCCGAGTCGGCCGCCCGGGACGCACTGGCGGCGGCCTCCCGGCTGCGCGAGGACCCGCGGGTGGCCGCCCTCGACCCCGGCCTACCCGTTTCCGAGCTGGTGAACGCGGTCCTCACCCAGATTTCGCTGCGCGTTCGCGGACGCGCCAAGTTCGGCGGCCTGGCGGACCGCATGTACTTCACCCCGAACGGCCTGGAGCAGTCCACCCGCCGGTCGGTCGCCGAGTACCGGGCCGAGCGGGTGGCGCGGGCGCACGCGGGCCCCGCGGGCGACCTGTGCTGCGGGATCGGCGCGGACCTGCTGGCGCTGGCGGCCCGGGGGATCCCGGTGGAGGGGGTGGAGCTGGACCCGGCGACCGCGGCGGTGGCCCGGGCCAACATCGGGGCGCTGGGGCTGGAGGGCACGGCCCGGGTGCGCGAGGGCGACGTCACGGAGGTCTCCCCGGGCGAGTACCCGCTGCTGGTGTGCGACCCGGCCCGGCGCGGCGGGCGCGGCCGGGTGTTCGACCCCGCCGCCTACTCCCCGCCCTGGGACGTGGCGGTGGCCCTGGCCGAGGGGGCGGAGGCGGCCTGCCTGAAGGCCGCCCCGGGCATCCCGCACGAGGCGCTGGCCCCGGGCGCGGACACCGAGTGGATCTCGGTGGACGGCGAGCTGAAGGAGGCGGCCCTGTGGTTCGGGGCGCTGGCCGGCGGGCCGCGCCGCCGGGCCACGGTGCTGTCCGAGCGCGACGGCTCGCGCACGCACCTGGACGAGGACCCCGGCCTGGGGCCGGCGCCGGTGGCCCCGGCGCGCCGGTACCTGTACGACCCGGACCCCGCGGTGGTGCGCTCGCACCTGGTGGCCGAGGCGGCGGCCCGGGTGGACGGGGCGCTGCTGGACGAGCGGATCGCGTACTTCACTGCGGACGCGGCGGTGCGCTCCCCGCTGTGGCGGGTGCTGGAGGTGGAGGAGGTCCTGCCCTTCTCCCTCAAGCGGGTCAGGGCCGCGCTGCGCGAGCGCGGGGTGGGCACGGTGACGGTGATGAAGCGGGGGTCCGCGGTGGACACCGAGAAGCTGCGCCGCGGCCTGAAGCCCTCCGGCCCCGGGACGGCCACGGTGGTGCTCACCAGGATCGGGGAGCGGCCCTTCGCGCTGCTGTGCCGCGAGGCGGCCGCGACGGCGGTCTGA
- the groES gene encoding co-chaperone GroES: MSTATKTVLKPLEDRVVVKALEAEQTTASGLVIPDTAKEKPQEGEVLAVGPGRWDDEGENRIPLDVQVGDIVLYSKYGGTEVKYDGQEYLVLSARDLLAVVEK; the protein is encoded by the coding sequence GTGTCGACCGCCACCAAGACCGTGCTGAAGCCGCTCGAGGACCGCGTCGTGGTCAAGGCCCTGGAGGCCGAGCAGACCACCGCCTCCGGCCTGGTCATCCCGGACACCGCCAAGGAGAAGCCCCAGGAGGGCGAGGTCCTGGCCGTGGGCCCGGGCCGCTGGGACGACGAGGGCGAGAACCGCATCCCGCTGGACGTCCAGGTCGGCGACATCGTCCTCTACAGCAAGTACGGCGGCACCGAGGTCAAGTACGACGGCCAGGAGTACCTGGTCCTCTCCGCCCGCGACCTCCTCGCGGTCGTCGAGAAGTAG